In one Streptomyces venezuelae genomic region, the following are encoded:
- a CDS encoding TetR/AcrR family transcriptional regulator produces the protein MASDRRGLQPRKQPRQIRAELTRQRILDAAAHVFAEYGYAAGTTNRIAERARVSIGSLYQYYPNKDAILVELLIRHLDAGMAAIDAAQPDLDGLRTQSVGSIMRSYVRSVIESHRDDPQLLRVMMEQGPRAPELLERVAQNERRSIAYAHRLLRNHPEVRVADVDVAARLVVSTVETVVHRVMAGPGDVDRARFEDELVTMLTRYLTGGPAASAP, from the coding sequence ATGGCGTCCGACCGACGCGGCCTGCAGCCGCGTAAACAGCCTCGTCAGATCCGGGCGGAGCTGACCCGGCAGCGCATCCTCGACGCGGCTGCTCACGTTTTCGCCGAGTACGGGTACGCGGCGGGGACCACCAACCGGATCGCGGAGCGCGCCCGGGTCTCCATCGGATCGCTGTACCAGTACTACCCGAACAAGGACGCGATCCTGGTCGAGCTGCTGATCCGGCACCTGGACGCGGGGATGGCCGCCATCGACGCGGCCCAGCCGGACCTCGACGGACTGCGGACGCAATCCGTCGGGAGCATCATGCGCTCCTACGTCCGGAGCGTGATCGAGAGCCACCGCGACGACCCGCAGCTGCTCCGCGTGATGATGGAACAGGGCCCCCGCGCCCCGGAGCTGCTGGAGCGCGTGGCACAGAACGAGAGGCGCAGCATCGCCTACGCCCACAGGCTGCTGCGGAACCATCCCGAGGTGCGGGTCGCGGACGTCGACGTCGCCGCCCGGCTCGTCGTCTCCACGGTGGAGACGGTGGTGCACAGGGTGATGGCGGGGCCGGGCGACGTCGACCGGGCGCGGTTCGAGGACGAGCTCGTCACGATGCTCACCCGCTATCTGACGGGTGGCCCGGCCGCGTCGGCTCCGTGA
- a CDS encoding MSMEG_1061 family FMN-dependent PPOX-type flavoprotein — protein MTHAPARPRRVSPHEVLARLGQPDAMIKEKVKDRIDDYVRHFIAHSPFLTMATADAAGRADCSPRGDYPGFAKVLDERTLALPDRPGNKIADSFRNLAENDGVGLCFFVPGIREVLRVNGSGYVTDEPDVLARMRIEAKRPDLAIVVEVAEVYFHCGRALVRSRLWDPASQALAEGLPSMGEMAAAQFGVDVDPKLLEASLEDAYRKLY, from the coding sequence ATGACGCATGCCCCCGCACGCCCCCGACGGGTCTCTCCGCACGAGGTGCTGGCTCGGCTCGGGCAACCCGACGCCATGATCAAGGAGAAGGTGAAGGACCGTATCGATGACTATGTACGGCACTTCATAGCCCACTCGCCGTTCCTGACGATGGCCACCGCGGACGCGGCCGGACGCGCCGACTGCTCGCCGCGCGGCGACTACCCCGGCTTCGCGAAGGTCCTCGACGAGCGCACCCTCGCGCTCCCCGACCGCCCCGGCAACAAGATCGCCGACTCCTTCCGCAACCTCGCGGAGAACGACGGCGTCGGGCTGTGCTTCTTCGTCCCCGGCATCCGTGAGGTGCTGCGCGTCAACGGCAGCGGTTACGTCACAGACGAGCCCGACGTGCTGGCCCGGATGCGCATCGAGGCCAAGCGGCCGGACCTGGCGATCGTCGTCGAGGTGGCCGAGGTGTACTTCCACTGCGGGCGGGCGCTGGTCCGCTCCCGGTTGTGGGATCCGGCGAGCCAGGCGCTCGCCGAGGGCCTGCCGTCGATGGGCGAGATGGCGGCCGCGCAGTTCGGTGTCGACGTGGACCCGAAGCTCCTGGAGGCGTCCCTGGAGGACGCCTACCGCAAGCTCTACTGA
- a CDS encoding PDR/VanB family oxidoreductase gives MQQTVVEHMDRVAEDVVALTLRATAGDLAPWDPGAHIDLSLPNWLDRQYSLCGDPAERDAYRVAVRYDPLSRGGSEYVHRFLRPGRALGVSLPRNHFPLVPAPRYLFLAGGIGITPLLPMMRAAAAAGAPATLVYVGPSPATMPFADDLLRSYGDRVRIVETGRHGRPDLHALAATLPADALVYCCGPATMLAAAEAAFPAERLHAERFQPVARTFGPDTAFEAVCARSGDTVTVPADESLLDALALSGRPLPAGCREGICGSCEITVLDGTPEHRDDIGAPEGRMFPCVSRAVSPRLVLDL, from the coding sequence ATGCAACAGACCGTCGTCGAGCACATGGACCGGGTCGCCGAGGACGTCGTCGCCCTCACCCTGCGTGCCACCGCGGGTGACCTCGCCCCGTGGGACCCCGGCGCCCACATCGACCTGTCCCTGCCCAACTGGCTGGACCGGCAGTACTCGTTGTGCGGGGATCCCGCCGAGCGGGACGCCTACCGCGTCGCCGTCCGGTACGACCCGCTCAGCCGGGGCGGCTCGGAGTACGTCCACCGCTTCCTGCGCCCGGGCCGCGCCCTCGGGGTCTCCCTCCCCCGCAACCACTTCCCGCTCGTCCCCGCCCCGCGCTACCTGTTCCTCGCCGGCGGCATAGGCATCACGCCCCTGCTTCCCATGATGCGTGCGGCGGCGGCCGCCGGGGCCCCCGCGACGCTGGTCTACGTGGGTCCCTCGCCGGCCACCATGCCCTTCGCCGACGACCTGCTCCGCTCCTACGGGGACCGGGTGCGGATCGTGGAGACCGGGCGGCACGGCAGGCCGGACCTCCATGCCCTCGCTGCCACGCTGCCGGCCGACGCGCTGGTCTACTGCTGCGGGCCCGCGACGATGCTGGCGGCGGCCGAGGCGGCGTTCCCCGCCGAACGGCTGCACGCCGAACGCTTCCAGCCGGTGGCCAGGACCTTCGGGCCCGACACGGCGTTCGAGGCGGTCTGCGCCCGGTCCGGGGACACCGTCACCGTACCGGCCGACGAGTCGCTGCTCGATGCCCTCGCCCTGTCGGGGCGCCCCCTGCCCGCGGGCTGCCGCGAGGGCATCTGCGGCAGCTGCGAGATCACCGTGCTGGACGGCACGCCCGAGCACCGCGACGACATCGGCGCGCCCGAGGGCCGGATGTTCCCCTGCGTGTCCCGCGCCGTCTCGCCCCGCCTCGTCCTCGACCTCTGA
- a CDS encoding ATP-binding protein: MRDVQGLDTGGSLPAEPSGFVGRVREVEAARTRLASHRMVTLHGPGGVGKTRMAWQVAARAGLAHGSRWVDLASVRDGALVGQAVITALGLQDQTGRSSVAVLTESLAGQDVLLVLDTCEHLLDECASLAGALLAALPGLRILATSRAPLEVRQESVVPVGPMSTGPDGDALALLTARLEQAGRAEPSPNRVPAHDEPDELVVLCDALEGIPLAIELAAPLLRSASARQLNRQLAQRLDLLSPDTPSDTDLTALRPRHAGLRTSIGWSHEWCTPHERLLWARLSVFPGSFTMTAMEFVCTIKPLFGYDLTDTLASLVNKSVVLREGPPGARRYRMLDTIREYGAEWLKRCGGQDELRLRHRDFYRHLALTGGESWLGPRQPEVYRQAAAEHTNLRAALQHCLLTDTSAALHMTADLFYFWFACGNLREGRHFLDAALDLDPEHEPGRARALWVCAVVSSCQGEHRVALERATEALELATRTDDEPARAWATYAQGLALTLQGDTGPAQERFAVALPLAETAGEEIAGLLCMASHSYLLMALGELDRARALAERVIARAAPTEDIWARSFGHYVIGTLDTVDGHPARAIPSLRTALEAKWLLDDAYGIAITLDTLALAAVDDGQVEWAAWLLGLGDQVWRKVGVPQLGSPDMVERRRTCEQRTRDALPPSVYEHHHRAGFTLDTAPGEVPVHLRQPYLLA; encoded by the coding sequence ATGCGAGACGTGCAGGGGCTGGACACGGGCGGGTCGTTGCCGGCGGAGCCCTCGGGGTTCGTGGGGCGCGTGCGCGAAGTGGAGGCCGCCCGTACCCGGTTGGCGTCCCACCGGATGGTCACGCTGCACGGCCCCGGCGGAGTCGGCAAGACGCGCATGGCGTGGCAGGTCGCCGCGCGGGCCGGTCTGGCGCACGGGAGCCGGTGGGTCGATCTGGCGTCGGTGCGCGACGGTGCGCTCGTCGGGCAGGCGGTCATCACCGCGCTCGGGCTGCAGGACCAGACCGGTCGCTCCTCGGTGGCGGTCCTGACCGAGAGCCTCGCGGGCCAGGACGTACTCCTCGTACTCGACACGTGCGAGCACCTGCTGGACGAGTGCGCGTCCTTGGCGGGCGCGCTGCTGGCGGCGCTGCCCGGGCTGCGGATCCTGGCCACGAGCCGGGCTCCGCTGGAGGTGCGCCAGGAGAGCGTCGTGCCGGTCGGGCCCATGTCGACCGGCCCCGACGGCGACGCGCTCGCCCTGCTCACGGCACGTCTGGAGCAGGCGGGGCGGGCGGAGCCCTCGCCGAACCGGGTGCCCGCACACGACGAGCCGGACGAACTCGTCGTTCTCTGCGACGCGTTGGAGGGCATCCCCCTCGCCATCGAGCTGGCCGCCCCGCTGCTGCGGTCCGCCTCGGCACGGCAGCTGAACCGGCAACTCGCCCAGCGCCTGGACCTCCTGTCGCCGGACACCCCGTCCGACACCGACCTGACAGCCCTACGTCCGCGGCATGCGGGACTGCGCACCAGCATCGGCTGGAGCCACGAGTGGTGCACCCCGCACGAACGGCTGCTGTGGGCCCGCCTCTCGGTGTTCCCGGGCAGCTTCACGATGACGGCGATGGAGTTCGTCTGCACGATCAAGCCGCTCTTCGGGTACGACCTGACCGATACCCTCGCCTCCCTGGTGAACAAGTCCGTCGTGCTGCGCGAAGGGCCGCCGGGCGCCCGGCGCTACCGCATGCTGGACACGATCCGCGAGTACGGCGCCGAGTGGCTGAAACGCTGCGGCGGGCAGGACGAACTGCGGCTGCGGCACCGGGACTTCTACCGTCACCTGGCCCTGACCGGCGGAGAGAGCTGGCTGGGCCCCCGACAGCCCGAGGTGTACCGGCAGGCGGCCGCCGAGCACACCAATCTGCGCGCGGCCCTGCAGCACTGCCTGCTCACCGACACGTCGGCCGCACTGCACATGACGGCCGACCTGTTCTACTTCTGGTTCGCGTGCGGCAACCTCCGCGAAGGACGGCACTTCCTCGACGCCGCCCTGGACCTGGACCCGGAGCACGAGCCCGGCAGAGCGCGGGCCTTGTGGGTGTGCGCCGTCGTCTCCTCCTGCCAGGGCGAACACCGCGTCGCGCTTGAGCGGGCCACCGAGGCCCTGGAGCTGGCCACGCGCACCGACGACGAGCCCGCCCGGGCGTGGGCCACCTACGCACAGGGACTGGCACTCACCCTCCAGGGGGACACCGGCCCCGCCCAGGAACGGTTCGCCGTGGCCCTCCCCCTCGCCGAGACCGCGGGCGAGGAGATCGCCGGGCTGCTCTGCATGGCCTCCCACAGCTATCTCCTCATGGCGCTCGGCGAACTCGACCGGGCCCGGGCCCTCGCCGAGCGGGTCATCGCCCGCGCCGCGCCCACCGAGGACATCTGGGCCCGCTCCTTCGGCCACTACGTGATCGGCACGCTCGACACGGTCGACGGACACCCCGCCCGCGCGATCCCCTCCCTGCGCACGGCACTGGAGGCGAAGTGGCTCCTCGATGACGCCTACGGCATCGCCATAACCCTCGACACCCTCGCTCTCGCGGCCGTCGACGACGGGCAGGTGGAGTGGGCGGCGTGGCTGCTGGGGCTGGGCGATCAGGTGTGGCGGAAGGTCGGCGTGCCCCAGCTGGGCTCCCCCGACATGGTTGAGCGGCGCAGGACCTGCGAACAGCGGACCCGCGACGCATTGCCCCCGTCGGTGTACGAGCATCACCACCGGGCCGGTTTCACTCTGGACACCGCACCGGGCGAGGTCCCGGTGCACCTGCGACAGCCCTACCTCCTCGCGTGA
- a CDS encoding amidohydrolase — protein MPEPYADLILVGGHVKTPSGWAEGLAVRAGVIETVGTRADVLGRRGPKTRVRDLAGDTVLPGLHDLHVHPIYAGVRERRCKIPQGSDLAATLRIVAEHVSRAAPGAWILGGQWDAYALGGTPDRTMLDAVAPGHPVLLEDTSGHSSWANSAALRIAGVGPGTPDPAGGIFERDAAGAPSGIQREAAVDLLAAAAPTPDDDEVEAALEWALGEMLSYGITSFTEAAVGFTAGPRAELRAYTRLAARGAVRQRVRLSLVWSPYDPACEDVIAYRNLHASARIKPDCVKIFLDGVPTDSHTAAMLEPYADTVEGRGDEAGRHGMLVVAPAVLDQAVTRFDRMGLTVKFHAAGDAAARAALDAIEAARTANGPSSCMHNVGHCSFVSKPDIERATRIGATFEVSPYLWRPSPICSDIEAAVGREAVERAWPVREMLDARALVVAGSDWCVVPSVSPWAAMETLVTRQEPGGSAERLGPSQAIGLTEAFDLFTVNAARQEGMAHRVGRIEPGMLADVIVVDRNPFEVPITQVHATEVRMTFIEGVQVA, from the coding sequence ATGCCCGAGCCGTACGCGGATCTGATCCTCGTGGGCGGACACGTCAAGACGCCGTCGGGCTGGGCCGAGGGGCTCGCCGTGCGCGCCGGTGTCATCGAGACGGTCGGCACCCGCGCGGACGTACTGGGCCGGCGCGGGCCGAAGACGCGGGTGCGGGACCTGGCGGGCGACACCGTGCTGCCCGGCCTGCACGACCTGCACGTCCACCCGATCTACGCCGGGGTCCGCGAACGGCGCTGCAAGATCCCGCAGGGCTCCGACCTCGCAGCCACCCTCCGCATCGTCGCCGAGCACGTCTCCCGCGCCGCACCCGGCGCGTGGATCCTCGGCGGGCAGTGGGACGCGTACGCCCTCGGCGGCACCCCGGACCGTACGATGCTCGACGCCGTCGCACCCGGCCACCCGGTCCTCCTGGAGGACACCAGCGGACACAGCTCGTGGGCGAACAGCGCGGCGCTCCGGATCGCGGGCGTAGGCCCCGGCACACCCGACCCGGCGGGCGGCATCTTCGAGCGGGACGCGGCGGGCGCGCCGAGCGGTATACAGCGCGAGGCGGCCGTCGACCTGCTCGCCGCCGCGGCTCCCACGCCGGACGACGACGAGGTCGAGGCGGCGCTCGAGTGGGCGCTCGGGGAGATGTTGTCGTACGGGATCACCTCGTTCACCGAAGCCGCGGTCGGCTTCACCGCGGGGCCGCGGGCCGAACTGCGTGCCTACACGCGGCTCGCCGCGCGGGGCGCGGTCCGGCAGCGCGTACGTCTCAGCCTGGTGTGGTCGCCGTACGACCCGGCCTGCGAAGACGTGATCGCGTACCGCAATCTCCACGCGAGCGCCCGCATCAAGCCCGACTGCGTGAAGATCTTCCTCGACGGCGTACCGACCGACAGTCACACGGCCGCCATGCTCGAACCGTACGCGGACACCGTGGAGGGGCGCGGGGACGAGGCGGGCCGGCACGGCATGCTCGTGGTGGCGCCCGCCGTGCTCGACCAGGCGGTGACCCGGTTCGACCGGATGGGCCTGACGGTCAAGTTCCACGCGGCCGGTGACGCGGCGGCCAGGGCGGCGCTCGACGCCATCGAGGCCGCCCGCACGGCCAACGGCCCCAGCTCCTGCATGCACAACGTCGGCCACTGCTCGTTCGTGTCGAAGCCGGACATCGAACGGGCGACCCGCATCGGCGCGACCTTCGAGGTCTCGCCCTACCTGTGGCGGCCCTCGCCGATCTGCTCCGACATCGAGGCCGCCGTCGGCCGGGAAGCCGTCGAACGCGCCTGGCCGGTCCGCGAGATGCTCGATGCCCGCGCGCTGGTCGTGGCGGGTTCGGACTGGTGCGTCGTGCCCTCGGTGAGCCCGTGGGCGGCCATGGAGACGCTCGTCACCCGGCAGGAACCTGGAGGAAGCGCCGAACGCCTCGGCCCCTCCCAGGCCATCGGCCTGACGGAGGCCTTCGACCTGTTCACGGTCAACGCCGCCCGGCAGGAGGGCATGGCGCACCGCGTCGGACGCATCGAGCCCGGCATGCTCGCCGACGTCATCGTCGTCGACCGGAACCCCTTCGAAGTACCGATCACGCAGGTCCACGCCACCGAGGTCAGGATGACGTTCATCGAAGGGGTACAGGTCGCGTAG
- a CDS encoding mycofactocin-coupled SDR family oxidoreductase, whose amino-acid sequence MPVPGLTASAAPGSPLEPARHDPAPGNEPEASDWLPPAEPSADVYHTDSSAPTTPPTPSDPGPQCPLARPTTARYTTNMTHGTGRLEGKVAFVTGAAGGLGRSCVQRMAEEGADLVIVDICRSVDTVPYPQSTPEELAEVVAEVRESGRRVVARQADVRDRAALQEAYDAGLAEFGQIDVVVANAGIAPLLVNDRVQAWHDAIDINLTGTFHTVEAAVPSMVDADRGGSIVIVSSTAGLVGIGGASNGGLGYAASKHGVVGLMRTYANNLAAHSIRVNSVHPTGVATRMVADPAMVEFVAQDPILSEGSPNALPVATVEPEDVANAVLWLASDEARYVTGVTLPVDAGFINRR is encoded by the coding sequence GTGCCGGTTCCCGGGCTCACCGCGTCGGCCGCACCCGGCAGCCCCCTGGAGCCGGCCCGCCACGACCCGGCCCCCGGCAACGAGCCGGAGGCCAGTGATTGGCTCCCGCCCGCCGAACCCTCGGCCGACGTCTACCACACCGATTCCTCCGCCCCGACGACCCCGCCCACTCCGTCCGATCCTGGACCCCAGTGCCCCCTGGCCAGGCCGACGACCGCGCGGTACACCACGAACATGACCCACGGAACGGGGCGTCTTGAGGGCAAGGTGGCCTTCGTGACCGGCGCGGCCGGCGGCCTGGGCCGCAGTTGTGTCCAGCGGATGGCGGAGGAGGGCGCCGACCTGGTCATTGTGGACATCTGCCGGTCGGTGGACACCGTGCCCTACCCGCAGTCGACCCCGGAAGAGCTGGCCGAAGTGGTCGCGGAGGTGCGGGAGTCGGGCCGCCGTGTCGTCGCCCGACAGGCGGACGTCCGCGACCGTGCCGCGCTCCAGGAGGCGTACGACGCCGGGCTCGCCGAGTTCGGACAGATCGACGTCGTCGTCGCCAACGCCGGAATCGCCCCGCTCCTGGTGAACGACCGGGTCCAGGCGTGGCACGACGCCATCGACATCAACCTCACCGGCACCTTCCACACCGTAGAGGCGGCCGTCCCTTCGATGGTCGACGCGGACCGGGGCGGCTCGATCGTCATCGTCAGCTCCACCGCCGGACTGGTCGGCATCGGCGGTGCCAGCAACGGCGGCCTCGGCTACGCCGCTTCGAAGCACGGTGTGGTCGGGCTGATGCGGACGTACGCCAACAACCTCGCCGCGCACAGCATCAGGGTGAACTCCGTGCACCCCACCGGCGTCGCCACCCGCATGGTCGCCGATCCGGCCATGGTCGAGTTCGTCGCCCAGGACCCGATCCTGTCCGAGGGCTCCCCCAACGCCCTGCCCGTGGCCACCGTCGAACCGGAGGACGTGGCCAACGCGGTCCTGTGGCTCGCCTCGGACGAAGCCCGTTATGTCACCGGCGTCACGCTGCCCGTGGACGCCGGATTCATCAACCGCCGCTGA
- a CDS encoding helix-turn-helix domain-containing protein — translation MESTRTQVERQSEQLDRLMCEVRRQLARGTAPDVRRILDWLRRQTHAHVALVAHDVHVVEAATPDFPRAVLRPLAELLARLSDGRLATAVTHTGGLHVRCEALGFQRPHPVLVAAGRQEPSPETVALLAHTGSVLTLLRQAGESDRIRRNYQAKARQLRFAVLQALLTGQPTLARRMTVGAVPPLLEAGRLRLYLLHCPPGERDRIALAHQDPSGYHGADLLVHCPVFHEHLICLLAEESEETEIAVEAQGGLAATLRRLVHSDPRFALGISGAHPLESTAGAYGQATHALAAARPTPERMAFYHGRTPLEGILLPRESALVWAHGLLHPLRSIPATSAEVTRLAVNLSRSAVARLLGLSRNTVSAHLRKAEQALDEDLLDVQVRADVHLALALTGCGAAPVPQTGDLPPHLDDLLGNERAAAWARTVLRPLDDRHRRTLQAWIEANTDAQRAARRAGVSRNTVRAHLRAAEGVLGLDLLTGGTGVHDVVHALRIADMHGI, via the coding sequence GTGGAGAGCACGCGGACGCAGGTGGAGCGGCAGAGCGAGCAGCTGGACCGGCTGATGTGCGAGGTGCGGCGTCAACTGGCGCGCGGGACGGCCCCGGACGTGCGGAGAATTCTGGACTGGTTGCGTCGGCAGACCCATGCGCACGTCGCCCTCGTCGCGCATGACGTCCACGTCGTGGAAGCGGCCACTCCGGACTTCCCCCGGGCCGTGCTGCGGCCGCTGGCCGAGCTGCTCGCGCGCCTGTCCGACGGCCGGTTGGCGACGGCCGTCACCCACACCGGAGGCCTGCACGTGCGCTGCGAGGCGCTTGGCTTCCAGCGGCCACATCCGGTGCTGGTGGCGGCCGGGCGCCAAGAGCCGTCCCCGGAGACGGTCGCACTCCTCGCCCATACGGGAAGCGTCCTGACCCTGCTGCGCCAGGCCGGGGAGAGCGACCGGATCCGGCGGAACTACCAGGCCAAGGCACGGCAACTGCGCTTCGCCGTGCTCCAGGCGCTGCTGACGGGTCAGCCGACGCTGGCGCGCCGGATGACGGTCGGCGCGGTCCCGCCGCTGCTGGAGGCCGGCCGGCTGCGGCTGTATCTGTTGCACTGCCCGCCCGGGGAGCGCGACCGGATCGCACTGGCGCATCAGGACCCCTCCGGATACCACGGAGCGGACCTCCTGGTGCACTGCCCGGTGTTCCACGAGCACTTGATCTGCCTGCTCGCGGAGGAGTCGGAGGAGACGGAGATTGCGGTGGAGGCGCAGGGCGGGCTGGCGGCAACCTTGCGGCGTCTGGTGCACAGCGACCCCCGCTTCGCACTGGGCATCAGCGGAGCCCACCCCCTCGAGTCGACAGCGGGGGCTTACGGCCAGGCCACCCATGCCCTCGCTGCCGCCCGCCCCACGCCCGAGCGCATGGCGTTCTATCACGGCAGGACTCCGCTGGAGGGAATCCTGCTGCCCAGGGAGTCCGCCCTCGTGTGGGCCCACGGACTCCTCCACCCCCTGCGTTCGATTCCCGCCACCAGCGCCGAAGTGACGCGCTTGGCCGTGAACCTCTCCCGCTCGGCCGTCGCGCGGCTGCTGGGTCTGAGCCGCAATACCGTCTCCGCCCATCTGCGAAAGGCGGAACAGGCACTGGACGAGGATCTCCTGGACGTACAGGTCCGCGCCGATGTCCACTTGGCTCTCGCCCTGACCGGCTGCGGCGCCGCGCCCGTACCGCAGACCGGCGACCTGCCGCCGCACCTGGACGACCTGCTGGGCAACGAGCGCGCGGCCGCCTGGGCGCGCACCGTTCTGCGACCACTCGACGACCGGCATCGCCGCACCCTCCAGGCGTGGATCGAGGCCAATACCGACGCCCAGCGGGCGGCCCGCCGGGCCGGCGTCAGCCGCAACACGGTCCGGGCGCACCTGCGCGCGGCCGAAGGCGTCCTGGGCCTCGACCTCCTGACCGGCGGCACCGGCGTCCACGACGTCGTGCACGCGCTCCGCATCGCCGATATGCACGGCATCTGA
- a CDS encoding NAD-dependent epimerase/dehydratase family protein yields the protein MTTTNATASEGLHTVLGAGPAGSTLAGELARRGHEVRLVDRSGDGPVPEGVTRITGDVGTIDGARAAIKGAAVVYHCVNVAYHLQVEVMPGIQDAVLGAVEAEGARLVVLDTLYPYGETHGQVMTEDTAWRATGAKGRMRAELDEKYLIAHQEGRARVVLGRSADFVGPHVLNSTLGGAVFPGALTGTEVYGIGDIDLPHSYTDIRNVAAGLATLGEHPDGDGRVWHLPTAPALTTREVFRLIEKKVGQPLNTVIKPEPVPFGPFDQVFMDSYAELFYQHTEPQVMDSSAIQEAFGLKPIALDTTLDDTIAWYRNFLAAQR from the coding sequence ATGACCACCACGAACGCCACAGCATCCGAAGGCCTGCACACAGTCCTCGGCGCCGGCCCCGCGGGGTCGACGCTGGCCGGTGAGCTGGCCCGCCGCGGGCACGAGGTCCGCCTCGTCGACCGCTCCGGCGACGGCCCTGTGCCCGAGGGCGTCACCCGAATCACGGGCGACGTGGGCACGATCGACGGCGCCCGGGCTGCCATCAAGGGCGCCGCCGTCGTCTACCACTGCGTCAACGTGGCCTATCACCTTCAGGTCGAGGTCATGCCCGGCATCCAGGACGCGGTGCTCGGTGCCGTCGAGGCCGAGGGCGCCCGCCTGGTCGTGCTCGACACCCTCTACCCGTACGGCGAGACCCACGGGCAGGTGATGACCGAGGACACCGCCTGGCGGGCCACGGGTGCCAAGGGCAGGATGCGTGCCGAGCTGGACGAGAAGTACCTGATCGCGCATCAGGAGGGCCGTGCGCGCGTCGTCCTGGGCCGCTCGGCCGACTTCGTCGGCCCGCACGTCCTCAACTCCACCCTCGGCGGCGCCGTCTTCCCCGGCGCCCTGACGGGCACCGAGGTGTACGGCATAGGCGACATCGACCTGCCGCACAGCTACACCGACATCCGCAACGTGGCCGCCGGCCTCGCCACCCTCGGCGAGCACCCGGACGGCGACGGACGTGTCTGGCACCTGCCCACCGCGCCCGCCCTCACCACCCGCGAGGTCTTCCGGCTGATCGAGAAGAAGGTCGGGCAGCCGCTGAACACGGTCATCAAGCCGGAGCCCGTGCCCTTCGGCCCGTTCGACCAGGTCTTCATGGACTCCTATGCCGAGCTGTTCTACCAGCACACAGAACCGCAGGTCATGGACTCGTCGGCGATCCAGGAAGCGTTCGGCCTCAAGCCCATCGCCCTCGACACCACGCTCGACGACACGATCGCCTGGTACCGGAACTTCCTCGCCGCGCAGCGCTGA
- a CDS encoding TetR/AcrR family transcriptional regulator, translating to MTSSSTPNPAPRARTPRERYRDQTRAEIKQIAVGQLAAGGVEGVALLRIAKEIGMSGPALYRYFASRDDLLTELIVDAYQAVADRIRAVDTAAGGRTALHALATALRDWAVAQPHLYLLIQGTPVPGFRAPDETVAQARGVLGPFLGVFAEGRPSGFLEPLVDEFGRWLRDDAAVAAWVEQWTELPPEESAAAVALTGAITAWPLLHGTVSLEAAGQFGGMGHQPASLLTAQVDMLADSFRLT from the coding sequence ATGACATCGAGCTCGACACCGAATCCGGCCCCCCGAGCCCGCACCCCACGGGAGCGGTACCGGGATCAGACGCGCGCGGAGATCAAGCAGATCGCCGTGGGCCAGCTCGCCGCGGGCGGCGTGGAGGGCGTGGCGCTGCTGCGTATCGCCAAGGAAATCGGCATGTCCGGACCGGCTCTCTACCGGTACTTCGCCAGCCGCGACGACCTGCTCACCGAACTGATCGTCGACGCCTATCAGGCGGTCGCGGACCGCATTCGCGCCGTCGACACCGCGGCCGGCGGGCGAACGGCGCTGCACGCGCTGGCCACCGCCCTCCGCGACTGGGCCGTGGCGCAGCCGCACCTCTACCTGCTCATCCAGGGCACCCCGGTCCCCGGCTTCCGCGCGCCGGACGAGACCGTGGCGCAGGCCCGCGGAGTCCTGGGCCCGTTCCTCGGCGTCTTCGCCGAGGGGCGGCCGTCAGGCTTTTTGGAACCGCTCGTGGACGAGTTCGGCCGCTGGCTGCGGGACGACGCGGCGGTGGCGGCGTGGGTCGAGCAGTGGACCGAGCTTCCGCCCGAAGAATCCGCGGCGGCCGTCGCGCTGACCGGCGCCATCACCGCCTGGCCCCTGCTGCACGGCACCGTCAGCCTGGAGGCGGCCGGTCAGTTCGGTGGCATGGGACACCAGCCGGCGTCACTGCTCACCGCACAGGTCGACATGCTGGCGGACTCGTTCCGGCTGACCTGA